The DNA window ATTTTTCCGATTTTTTGCCCCCCTAGGGGGGCAACCTTATCCCTATTACTGGGGAATTTTTAACTGATTATTTTGGGGAATTCTATTTCGGTCTTGACAGAGCGCGGCGGCCTGCGCTTTATCCCGGGCATTTTGGCAAGCCACATGGCCAAAAACGTCAGCGCCTTTTACGGGGCGGAGAGCTACTACGTCTACGAAAACGGCGTGTACAAGGCGGCGTCCGACTTGCAGGCGGCGGCCAAGGTGCGCGGGCATCTCATCGAGCGGTACGCCACCATGTCCGCAATCAACGATACGGAGGGTCAGTGGCGGATGCTCATTTACAAGCCCATACGGGAAATCAACTGCAACCCGTTTATCATCAACCTCAAAAACGGGCTGTACAACGTGCTGGACGGTAGCTTCAAGGCGCATACGCCTGAGTATTATTCCACGGTGCAGCTTAAAGCCTCGTACAATGAAAGCGCGGAGTGCCCGAAATTCATGGCCTTCCTTCAGGGCATCCTGGGAGACGCGGAAATCCGTCTGATTCAGGAGATCTTCGGATACCTCCTCATCCCGGTCAACAAGGCGCAGAAGAGCTTCGTGCTGGTGGGCACGCCCAACGCGGGCAAATCGACGCTTCTTTCAGTGGCGCAGGAAATCCTGCTCGGGAGCGAAAACGTCAGCAACATCCCGTGGCAGTCGCTCTCCGACCGCTTCAAGACGGCGGAACTGTTCGGCAAGCTTGCCAACATCTTTGCCGACCTGCCGTCAAAAAGCGTAGACGAC is part of the Ferviditalea candida genome and encodes:
- a CDS encoding DNA primase family protein; translation: MTERGGLRFIPGILASHMAKNVSAFYGAESYYVYENGVYKAASDLQAAAKVRGHLIERYATMSAINDTEGQWRMLIYKPIREINCNPFIINLKNGLYNVLDGSFKAHTPEYYSTVQLKASYNESAECPKFMAFLQGILGDAEIRLIQEIFGYLLIPVNKAQKSFVLVGTPNAGKSTLLSVAQEILLGSENVSNIPWQSLSDRFKTAELFGKLANIFADLPSKSVDDNGIFKALTGEDYITAERKNKNPFSFKPYARLLFSCNEIPRNYGDRSEGFYRRLVIIRFENPVPPEKRDPNLIEKLASERDGIFMWALEGLKRLIANGYAFSETESTKAELQRYKVESNSALSFVEECCVLDNEAECVREELFQAYRDYCLKNGFKPMSQANFNKDIESLGERVERGLEKISRRKTWRGIRLEG